A window from Alistipes sp. ZOR0009 encodes these proteins:
- a CDS encoding NADH-quinone oxidoreductase subunit A encodes MEQAVVHTPHDYLPVVIQAVVALGFVLTTLFVTHYLGPRRKTERKLNNFECGIDQVGNARNRYSVKYFLVAILFVLFDVEVIFMYPWAVNFRELGAYGLWEMVTFIIIFLAGFYYVLLRGAFSWDKDANPDQPATIKE; translated from the coding sequence ATGGAACAGGCTGTCGTACATACACCTCACGACTACCTTCCGGTGGTCATTCAAGCGGTTGTTGCGCTTGGATTCGTTTTAACAACTCTTTTTGTAACCCACTACTTAGGGCCTCGCCGAAAAACCGAACGCAAGCTCAACAACTTTGAGTGCGGTATCGATCAGGTTGGCAACGCCCGCAACCGCTACTCGGTTAAGTACTTCTTGGTGGCAATACTATTCGTGCTATTCGATGTAGAAGTGATCTTTATGTACCCTTGGGCCGTTAACTTCAGGGAGCTAGGTGCCTACGGACTATGGGAGATGGTCACCTTCATCATCATTTTCCTAGCCGGCTTTTACTACGTGCTGCTCCGTGGAGCCTTCAGCTGGGATAAGGATGCCAATCCCGATCAACCTGCAACAATTAAAGAATAA
- a CDS encoding sodium ion-translocating decarboxylase subunit beta, producing the protein MDALNLTSLFPGIGTFFSSPFIITLARFILIGLGITVIYLGRKNVLEPLVMIPMGLGMIAINTGMLYMPNGQIGNLFLDPMLSDTDQLMNVMQIDFLQPIYTLTFSNGLIACFIFMGIGALLDIGYLLQRPYTAMFLALCGELGTFLTVPIARAMGLTLNESASIAMVGGADGPMVLFTSLSLAKHLFVPITVVAYLYLGLTYGGYPYLVKLLIPQRLRAIKMKRETKKAKNYSATTKLSLAVVLCLILCLLFPVAAPLFFSLFMGIVIRESGLTHFQEFITNTLLYGSTFLLGMLLGVLCDAKLLTDPIVFKLLILGILALLISGIGGIMGGYIMYFIKKGNFNPVIGIAAVSCVPTTAKVAQKIVSKENPSSMILPEAIGANISGVITTAIIAGLYITFFPHLK; encoded by the coding sequence ATGGATGCTTTAAATTTAACTTCATTATTTCCTGGTATTGGAACGTTTTTTTCCTCGCCATTCATCATAACCCTAGCCCGCTTTATTTTAATAGGGTTAGGAATAACCGTCATTTACCTTGGCCGAAAAAATGTGCTTGAACCCCTGGTTATGATACCGATGGGACTTGGAATGATAGCCATTAACACAGGCATGCTATACATGCCCAATGGGCAAATCGGCAATCTTTTTCTCGACCCCATGCTTTCTGATACCGATCAGCTGATGAATGTCATGCAAATAGATTTTCTTCAGCCAATCTACACGCTTACATTCAGCAACGGTCTTATTGCCTGCTTCATATTTATGGGCATTGGAGCACTCCTTGATATCGGCTACCTCCTTCAACGCCCTTACACCGCAATGTTTCTAGCTCTTTGCGGAGAGCTTGGCACATTCCTTACCGTCCCAATAGCAAGAGCAATGGGGCTTACCTTAAACGAGAGTGCCTCGATAGCAATGGTTGGTGGAGCCGATGGGCCAATGGTACTATTCACATCCCTATCGCTAGCAAAGCATCTTTTTGTTCCCATAACGGTAGTTGCCTACCTATACCTAGGCCTAACCTACGGAGGTTATCCCTACTTGGTAAAGCTGCTAATACCGCAGCGACTAAGGGCCATAAAAATGAAAAGGGAAACTAAGAAGGCTAAAAACTACAGCGCAACCACCAAACTTTCGTTGGCGGTTGTCCTTTGCCTCATCCTTTGCCTACTCTTCCCTGTTGCAGCTCCTTTATTCTTTTCCCTCTTTATGGGAATTGTAATTAGAGAGTCTGGACTAACGCACTTTCAGGAGTTTATTACCAACACGCTCCTTTACGGCTCTACCTTTCTATTAGGTATGCTGCTAGGAGTACTTTGCGATGCGAAGCTACTTACCGATCCAATCGTATTTAAGCTACTCATACTTGGTATCCTTGCGCTACTTATTTCGGGGATAGGCGGAATCATGGGTGGATACATCATGTACTTTATCAAAAAAGGAAACTTCAACCCTGTGATAGGGATTGCAGCAGTTAGCTGCGTACCAACAACTGCCAAAGTTGCCCAAAAGATCGTTTCTAAGGAAAATCCTTCGTCGATGATACTACCCGAAGCAATCGGGGCCAACATTTCGGGGGTGATTACGACAGCAATCATAGCCGGTCTCTACATCACCTTCTTCCCGCATTTAAAATAG
- a CDS encoding 2Fe-2S iron-sulfur cluster-binding protein, with protein MIKLTIDNIEVEVEPGTTILNAARKIGGKVVPPAMCYNSKISCTGGKCRVCLVKVTKGSAADPRPMPKLVASCSTAAQDGMVVENITSPEVVEARKGIVEFLLLNHPLDCPICDQAGECDLQDLAMGYGSAETRTEETRNTHHETDLGPYIKLNKNRCILCYRCVHLANQITDQRSHGVLFRGDHAEISTYVNMALDNEFIGNIIDVCPVGALTDKTFRFKSRVWFTKPYDAHRACPTCSGKVVLWMKGQEVLRVSAPKDQFGETEHFICNECRFEKKDVADWTIEGPRNVERSSVISTNLYVNIDKLKK; from the coding sequence ATGATAAAGCTAACCATAGACAACATCGAGGTAGAGGTGGAGCCAGGAACAACCATCCTGAACGCTGCCCGCAAGATTGGGGGGAAGGTAGTACCTCCTGCGATGTGCTACAACTCAAAAATAAGCTGTACCGGAGGCAAATGCCGCGTGTGCCTCGTAAAGGTAACCAAGGGCAGCGCCGCCGATCCGCGCCCCATGCCAAAGCTGGTAGCCTCGTGCTCCACCGCGGCGCAAGACGGGATGGTGGTGGAGAACATCACCTCGCCCGAGGTGGTGGAAGCCCGTAAAGGGATCGTGGAATTTCTGCTGCTAAACCACCCGCTCGACTGTCCGATATGCGACCAAGCCGGCGAGTGCGACCTGCAGGATTTGGCGATGGGCTACGGATCGGCCGAGACTCGTACCGAGGAGACCCGCAACACCCACCACGAAACCGACCTCGGCCCCTACATCAAGCTTAACAAGAACCGCTGCATCCTGTGCTACCGCTGCGTACATTTGGCCAACCAAATTACCGATCAGCGCAGCCATGGCGTGCTCTTCCGCGGCGACCATGCAGAAATATCGACCTACGTAAACATGGCGCTGGATAACGAATTTATTGGGAACATCATCGATGTGTGCCCGGTAGGTGCGCTTACCGACAAAACCTTCCGCTTTAAAAGCCGCGTGTGGTTTACCAAGCCATACGACGCACACCGCGCCTGCCCTACCTGCTCGGGAAAGGTAGTGCTGTGGATGAAAGGCCAGGAGGTGCTTCGCGTCAGCGCTCCGAAGGATCAGTTCGGCGAAACGGAGCACTTCATCTGCAACGAATGCCGATTCGAAAAGAAGGATGTGGCCGACTGGACCATAGAAGGACCTCGAAACGTAGAGCGCTCTTCCGTAATATCCACAAACCTGTACGTAAACATCGACAAACTGAAAAAATAG
- a CDS encoding NADH-quinone oxidoreductase subunit B, with translation MTTRLDQLVGLARKNSLWPLPFATSCCGIEFMSTMAAHYDLARFGMERLSFSPRQSDMLMVMGTIAKKMGPVLQEVYSQMAEPRWVLAVGACASSGGIFDTYSVLQGIDKVIPVDVYVPGCPPRPEQIIDGVMKIQELAHKHEPLRRRNLPEYQELLAKYGIE, from the coding sequence ATGACCACCCGACTAGATCAGCTGGTTGGGCTAGCTCGTAAAAATTCGCTTTGGCCTCTTCCCTTTGCCACCTCGTGCTGCGGCATCGAATTTATGTCGACGATGGCGGCACATTACGACCTTGCCCGCTTTGGGATGGAGCGCCTGAGCTTTTCGCCGCGCCAAAGCGACATGCTAATGGTAATGGGAACCATCGCCAAAAAGATGGGCCCAGTGCTACAAGAGGTATACTCGCAGATGGCCGAACCCAGATGGGTCCTAGCCGTTGGCGCCTGCGCCTCTAGCGGTGGAATATTTGACACCTACAGCGTGCTTCAGGGGATAGATAAGGTTATTCCGGTAGACGTTTACGTGCCCGGATGCCCTCCTCGCCCAGAGCAAATTATCGATGGGGTGATGAAAATACAGGAGCTGGCGCACAAGCACGAGCCTCTTCGCCGCCGAAATCTTCCCGAATACCAAGAGCTGCTGGCTAAATACGGAATAGAATAA
- a CDS encoding energy transducer TonB translates to MASKINLYAREWCEMVFANKNKEYGAYVLRKEADHRHRRSFIIVAIGFSLATGLPTFINKAINGVREQNVEVNVLKDVKIEQVKQPEAPKEEQQQVKQQIKFVPPVIKPDDEVKEGQEMMSNAVLSENLSDDLAGTEVVAEKIEVKEIAQEEEQVFQAVEQMPTFPGGNEELGKYLGKNVVYPASAQENGIQGTVYVSFVVDKNGRISDVKVLRSVDTELDKEAIRVIKSMPAWIAGKQNGVPVRVAFTVPVKFVLQ, encoded by the coding sequence ATGGCATCAAAAATTAACTTATACGCAAGGGAATGGTGCGAAATGGTCTTTGCCAATAAGAACAAAGAGTATGGCGCCTATGTATTGAGAAAAGAAGCGGATCACAGGCATCGTCGCTCATTCATTATCGTTGCAATAGGCTTTTCGCTAGCTACTGGTCTTCCTACTTTTATTAACAAGGCCATCAATGGTGTTCGCGAGCAAAATGTGGAAGTTAACGTGCTTAAGGATGTTAAAATTGAGCAAGTTAAGCAGCCCGAAGCTCCAAAAGAGGAACAGCAGCAGGTTAAGCAGCAAATCAAGTTTGTGCCACCTGTAATTAAGCCTGATGATGAGGTGAAAGAGGGGCAGGAAATGATGAGCAACGCTGTTTTGAGCGAAAATCTATCTGATGATCTTGCAGGTACGGAAGTAGTTGCTGAGAAAATCGAAGTGAAGGAAATTGCTCAGGAAGAGGAGCAAGTTTTCCAAGCGGTAGAGCAGATGCCTACCTTCCCAGGAGGTAATGAAGAGCTAGGAAAGTACCTAGGAAAGAACGTTGTTTATCCAGCATCAGCACAAGAGAATGGTATTCAGGGAACTGTTTATGTTTCTTTTGTTGTTGACAAGAATGGTAGAATTAGCGACGTTAAGGTACTACGTAGCGTAGATACAGAGTTGGACAAGGAAGCTATTCGCGTAATTAAGAGCATGCCAGCTTGGATTGCTGGAAAGCAGAATGGTGTTCCTGTAAGAGTTGCATTTACAGTTCCAGTAAAGTTCGTCTTACAATAA
- the nuoE gene encoding complex I 24 kDa subunit family protein has protein sequence MSDIQQPRFSAESLELVEKIKKRYPEGKQRSALLPVLHIAQAEFGGWLSAEVMDYVASLLDLKPIEVYEVATFYTMYNLEPVGNCVIEVCQTGPCQLKGAGEIIRHFESKLGIKVGETTPDGKFTLRGVECLAACGTAPVMKVGWTYHENLSTEKVDEFLAEQLQSGQSSHVNPYQ, from the coding sequence ATGAGCGATATACAACAACCAAGGTTCTCGGCAGAGTCGTTGGAGCTGGTCGAGAAAATCAAAAAGCGCTACCCCGAGGGCAAGCAGCGCTCGGCGCTTCTGCCCGTGCTGCATATAGCCCAAGCCGAGTTTGGGGGCTGGCTCAGCGCCGAGGTAATGGACTACGTAGCCTCTCTGCTCGACCTTAAGCCAATAGAGGTGTATGAGGTAGCCACCTTTTACACCATGTACAACCTCGAACCGGTGGGCAACTGCGTCATCGAGGTGTGCCAAACGGGTCCCTGCCAGCTCAAAGGAGCCGGGGAGATCATCCGACACTTCGAAAGCAAGCTCGGAATAAAAGTGGGCGAAACCACCCCCGACGGGAAGTTTACCCTACGCGGCGTGGAGTGCCTTGCCGCCTGCGGGACGGCCCCCGTTATGAAAGTGGGCTGGACCTACCACGAAAACTTATCGACCGAAAAGGTTGACGAGTTCCTCGCCGAGCAGCTGCAATCGGGCCAATCATCGCATGTTAATCCATATCAATAA
- a CDS encoding MotA/TolQ/ExbB proton channel family protein: MKNSEQKKGFGSLFTAIVIPLLLVIAILLFKFVFGDPSHFQGGNPENAPIPGDFFGIIYKGGFIVPILMTLLMMVLTFTMERFFTITRAKGKGSAVNFLKSFKQNLAAGNLDAANADCAKQRGALANVCASVLRTYRVVEADKVMTKEQKMVALQKDVEEATSLELPTLEQNLVILATISSIATLMGLLGTVIGMIRAFAALANAGAPDSVALSSGISEALINTAFGIGTAALAIIFYNFFTTQIDKITYNIDEAGYSIVQTFNEKH, translated from the coding sequence ATGAAAAATTCAGAGCAAAAGAAGGGCTTCGGCTCTTTGTTTACCGCAATTGTAATTCCACTTCTTCTGGTAATTGCAATTCTTCTTTTCAAGTTCGTATTCGGAGATCCTAGCCACTTCCAAGGCGGAAATCCAGAGAATGCTCCAATCCCAGGTGACTTCTTTGGTATTATCTACAAAGGGGGATTCATCGTACCTATCCTTATGACCCTTTTGATGATGGTGCTAACCTTCACTATGGAGCGTTTCTTTACCATCACTCGTGCTAAGGGTAAGGGTTCTGCTGTAAACTTCCTAAAGAGCTTCAAGCAAAACCTTGCTGCTGGTAACCTAGATGCTGCAAACGCTGATTGCGCTAAGCAACGTGGTGCTCTTGCTAACGTTTGTGCTTCTGTTCTTAGAACTTACCGTGTAGTAGAAGCTGATAAGGTGATGACTAAGGAGCAAAAGATGGTTGCTCTTCAAAAAGATGTTGAAGAAGCTACTTCTCTTGAACTTCCTACTCTTGAGCAAAACCTAGTAATTCTAGCAACTATTTCGTCTATTGCAACTCTTATGGGTCTTCTTGGTACCGTAATCGGTATGATCCGTGCGTTCGCAGCGTTGGCAAATGCTGGTGCTCCAGACTCTGTTGCTCTTTCTTCAGGTATCTCTGAAGCGCTTATCAATACCGCATTTGGTATCGGTACTGCTGCTCTAGCGATCATTTTCTACAACTTCTTTACAACTCAAATCGACAAGATTACTTACAATATCGACGAAGCTGGCTACTCAATCGTACAAACATTCAACGAAAAGCACTAA
- the nuoF gene encoding NADH-quinone oxidoreductase subunit NuoF produces the protein MLIHINKGNMVKILTEHISNPNLHQIDEYMRLGGYRSVEKAITTMSPDEVVEEVKKSGLRGRGGAGFPTGMKWSFIDKKSGNPRYLVCNADEGEPGTFKDRYLMQRNPHALIEGMIASSYALGANTAYIYIRGELYYVIRILEKAIEEAYAKGFLGKNIMGRGYDLDLYCQPGGGAYICGEETALIESLEGKRGNPRLKPPFPAVSGLYSCPTVVNNVETLASVPWIVNHGGDEYAKIGVGRSTGTKLISASGHINNPGVYEIALGLPVEEFIYSDQYCGGVLPGHDIKAVIPGGSSVPILPKELMLKTASGEPRLMSYESLAEGGFETGTMLGSGGFIVMDETSCIVRNTLNFARFYHHESCGQCSPCREGTSWLEKILHRLEYGGGTMKDIDLLVSVAKNIEGKTICPLGDAAAWPVASAIRHFRHEFEEHVRNNGCTFHNH, from the coding sequence ATGTTAATCCATATCAATAAAGGGAACATGGTAAAAATACTAACGGAGCATATCAGCAACCCCAACCTCCACCAGATAGACGAGTACATGCGCCTTGGCGGATACCGCTCGGTGGAGAAGGCGATTACCACCATGTCGCCCGACGAAGTGGTGGAGGAGGTTAAGAAATCGGGCTTACGCGGACGTGGCGGCGCCGGATTCCCCACAGGAATGAAGTGGAGCTTCATCGACAAGAAGTCGGGCAACCCACGCTACCTGGTTTGCAATGCCGACGAGGGCGAACCCGGAACCTTTAAGGACCGCTACCTGATGCAGCGGAACCCCCACGCGCTAATCGAGGGGATGATCGCATCGAGCTACGCGCTTGGCGCCAACACCGCCTACATCTACATCAGAGGAGAGCTCTACTACGTAATTCGAATCTTGGAGAAAGCCATAGAGGAGGCCTACGCCAAAGGCTTCTTGGGCAAGAATATAATGGGAAGGGGCTACGACCTCGACCTGTACTGCCAACCCGGAGGCGGTGCCTACATCTGCGGAGAAGAAACGGCGCTTATCGAAAGCCTTGAGGGCAAGCGCGGAAACCCGCGCCTTAAGCCGCCATTCCCTGCGGTATCGGGCCTGTACAGCTGCCCCACCGTTGTAAACAACGTGGAGACGCTGGCTTCGGTACCTTGGATTGTCAACCACGGCGGCGACGAGTACGCCAAGATAGGGGTGGGTCGCAGCACCGGAACTAAGCTGATTTCGGCCAGCGGGCACATCAACAACCCCGGCGTTTACGAAATAGCCCTAGGATTGCCGGTCGAGGAGTTCATCTACTCCGACCAGTACTGCGGTGGCGTACTCCCTGGTCACGATATCAAGGCCGTCATTCCAGGCGGCTCGTCGGTGCCCATCCTCCCCAAGGAGCTCATGCTGAAAACGGCCAGCGGCGAACCCCGCCTGATGTCCTACGAATCGTTGGCCGAGGGAGGCTTCGAAACGGGGACGATGCTCGGATCGGGCGGCTTCATTGTAATGGACGAAACCTCGTGCATCGTGCGCAACACGCTCAACTTTGCCAGGTTCTACCACCACGAATCGTGCGGGCAATGCAGCCCATGCCGCGAGGGTACCAGCTGGCTCGAAAAAATACTGCACCGCCTCGAGTACGGAGGGGGAACAATGAAGGATATCGACCTGCTCGTTAGCGTGGCTAAGAATATAGAAGGAAAGACTATATGCCCGCTTGGCGATGCCGCCGCGTGGCCCGTAGCCAGCGCCATCCGCCACTTTAGGCACGAGTTTGAGGAGCACGTCCGTAACAACGGATGCACATTCCATAACCACTAG
- a CDS encoding NADH-quinone oxidoreductase subunit C encodes MYTVDKNLLNTVNDNLTKAFGEAAISMEIVGDMPQLVIAKSKIADVLSFLKDREGFCFLTDLCGVHYPNQEQSFAVVYHLHNFAKNLRIRLKVFASDADIEVPSATSVFSAANWMERETFDFYGIRFVGHPNLTRILNMEDMDYHPMRKEYPLEDDTRTDKDDAMFGR; translated from the coding sequence ATGTACACAGTAGATAAAAACCTTCTGAATACGGTTAACGACAACCTTACAAAGGCGTTTGGGGAAGCAGCCATCTCGATGGAAATTGTAGGCGACATGCCCCAGCTTGTTATTGCCAAAAGTAAAATTGCCGATGTCTTATCCTTCCTAAAAGATAGAGAAGGATTTTGCTTTTTAACCGACCTGTGCGGCGTGCACTACCCCAACCAGGAGCAGTCGTTTGCCGTTGTATACCATCTGCACAACTTCGCAAAAAACCTGCGCATCCGCCTTAAGGTGTTTGCCAGCGATGCCGATATCGAAGTTCCATCGGCTACCTCCGTGTTTAGCGCCGCCAACTGGATGGAGCGCGAAACCTTCGACTTTTACGGCATCCGATTCGTGGGCCATCCCAACCTTACCCGGATACTAAATATGGAGGATATGGACTACCACCCCATGCGCAAGGAGTACCCGCTAGAGGACGACACCCGCACCGATAAGGATGACGCCATGTTTGGCCGCTAG
- a CDS encoding NADH-quinone oxidoreductase subunit D, producing MKQDTHSNPLLDDKVQAEQHDFNTLNLGPTHPATHGIFQNVLTMDGEYIVDAKQTVGYIHRAFEKIAERRTFYQITPLTDRLNYCSAPINNMGWHMTVEKLLGIELPKRIEYLRVIIMEISRIADHLVCNSVIGVDTGALTPFTYIYQAREWAYEVFEEIGGARMTTHLGRIGGFERNFSDRAWAKISFFMENFPPMLKEFEKLLMRNRIFMDRTIGTGAITAERAISYGFTGPNLRATGVDYDVRVMNPYSSYQDFDFVVPVGQSGDTYDRFMVREEEMWQSLSIIRQAIDKLNAMSDKETFRVDVPQFVMPPKEKVYNNMEALIYHFKNVMGEIQVPTTEIYHSVEGGNGELGFYLIADGTRTPYRLHFRRPCFIYYQAYPEMVKGGLLSDAIITMSSMNVIAGELDA from the coding sequence ATGAAACAAGATACACACAGCAACCCGCTGCTGGACGACAAGGTGCAGGCCGAACAGCACGACTTCAATACGCTGAACCTAGGCCCCACCCACCCCGCCACGCACGGCATCTTCCAAAACGTGCTTACCATGGATGGCGAGTACATTGTGGACGCTAAGCAAACCGTTGGCTACATCCATCGTGCCTTCGAAAAGATTGCCGAGCGACGTACCTTCTACCAGATAACCCCGCTCACCGACCGCCTCAACTACTGCTCGGCCCCCATCAACAACATGGGCTGGCACATGACCGTTGAGAAGCTGCTGGGCATTGAGCTTCCTAAAAGAATAGAGTACCTCCGCGTCATCATCATGGAGATATCGCGCATTGCCGACCACCTGGTGTGCAACTCGGTTATCGGCGTAGATACCGGCGCCCTTACCCCCTTTACCTACATCTACCAAGCTCGCGAGTGGGCCTACGAGGTGTTTGAGGAGATTGGCGGCGCCCGTATGACCACCCACCTCGGCCGTATTGGCGGATTTGAGCGCAACTTTAGCGACCGCGCTTGGGCAAAGATCAGCTTCTTTATGGAAAACTTTCCGCCCATGCTCAAAGAGTTCGAAAAGCTGCTGATGCGCAACCGCATCTTTATGGATAGAACCATTGGCACTGGCGCCATAACCGCCGAACGCGCCATCAGCTACGGCTTCACGGGACCAAACCTACGAGCCACAGGCGTTGACTACGACGTCCGCGTGATGAATCCCTACTCCTCGTACCAAGATTTCGACTTCGTGGTACCGGTAGGACAGTCGGGAGACACCTACGACCGCTTTATGGTGCGCGAGGAGGAGATGTGGCAAAGCCTAAGCATCATTCGGCAGGCCATCGATAAGCTCAACGCCATGAGCGACAAGGAAACCTTCCGCGTGGATGTACCCCAGTTTGTGATGCCTCCCAAAGAGAAGGTGTACAACAACATGGAGGCGCTGATTTACCACTTTAAAAACGTGATGGGCGAAATACAGGTACCCACCACCGAAATCTACCATTCGGTAGAGGGTGGCAACGGCGAGCTGGGCTTCTACCTCATCGCCGACGGTACGCGCACCCCCTACCGGCTACACTTCCGCCGCCCCTGCTTCATCTACTACCAGGCATACCCTGAGATGGTTAAGGGAGGATTGCTATCGGATGCCATCATTACGATGAGCAGCATGAACGTAATTGCCGGCGAGCTGGACGCCTAG
- a CDS encoding ExbD/TolR family protein, translating into MPKVKVARKSTWVDMTAMCDVAFLLLTFFILTSNFIQKELVQVVTPTSISEIKVPEVNVMNILVGKDGKVVLGIDNEKYRRELLDKIAKAYSLTFTPKQIEAFGLSNTFGVPVNYLGSVLDMNPEKRYHPENVIGIPSDSTNNQFKEWVRYARQVNPQIKIVIKADKDTPYKKIKDVLGTLQGLNENRYQLITGMEEAPKLPKS; encoded by the coding sequence ATGCCAAAAGTAAAAGTCGCGAGAAAAAGTACCTGGGTCGATATGACCGCGATGTGCGACGTGGCATTCCTACTGCTTACCTTCTTCATTTTGACATCAAACTTTATTCAAAAGGAGCTGGTACAAGTAGTAACCCCAACGTCTATCTCGGAGATTAAGGTCCCAGAAGTTAATGTAATGAACATTCTTGTTGGTAAAGACGGCAAGGTGGTTTTAGGCATTGACAACGAAAAGTACCGTAGGGAGCTTTTGGATAAAATCGCTAAGGCTTATAGCCTTACCTTTACCCCAAAGCAAATAGAAGCCTTCGGTCTATCAAACACCTTTGGTGTACCTGTAAACTATTTAGGTTCGGTTTTGGATATGAATCCAGAGAAACGTTATCATCCAGAAAACGTGATTGGAATTCCATCCGATTCAACCAACAATCAGTTTAAGGAGTGGGTAAGATATGCTCGTCAGGTGAATCCTCAGATTAAGATTGTAATCAAGGCTGACAAGGATACCCCATATAAGAAAATTAAAGATGTTCTTGGTACACTTCAAGGGTTAAACGAGAATAGGTACCAGCTAATTACGGGAATGGAAGAGGCTCCTAAATTGCCAAAATCCTAA
- a CDS encoding ExbD/TolR family protein: MAEVNTDKGGHEKGKPKKLSTRIDFTPMVDLGFLLITFFMLATSMAKPQTMEIMMPSKEKVKDDQQNQVKSSRAMTILLGKDNKIYYYFGTTEKGVDPKVEQTTFDPDGIRKILLDRNKEVNKAIDSLKQVKAEKKITAEEYKAKFSEIKGSKKSVVVLIKPSDVSKYDNLVGILDEMNITNIGTYAIVPITGYDTDLVGKTFPDAFTESTQTK; encoded by the coding sequence ATGGCAGAAGTAAATACTGACAAAGGCGGTCATGAGAAAGGGAAACCCAAAAAGTTATCCACTCGAATTGACTTTACGCCTATGGTAGACTTAGGATTCCTTCTCATTACCTTCTTTATGTTGGCAACTTCTATGGCTAAACCTCAGACGATGGAAATTATGATGCCATCGAAGGAGAAAGTTAAAGATGACCAGCAAAATCAGGTTAAATCATCGAGGGCAATGACCATCCTTCTTGGTAAGGATAACAAGATCTACTACTACTTCGGAACAACCGAAAAGGGTGTTGATCCAAAGGTTGAGCAAACCACCTTCGATCCAGACGGAATTCGTAAGATTCTACTAGACCGCAACAAGGAAGTAAATAAGGCTATTGATAGCTTAAAGCAAGTAAAGGCAGAGAAGAAGATCACCGCTGAAGAGTACAAGGCTAAATTCTCTGAAATTAAGGGAAGCAAAAAGTCTGTAGTTGTGCTTATTAAGCCTAGCGATGTGTCGAAATACGATAACCTTGTAGGTATTCTAGACGAAATGAATATTACCAACATTGGTACTTATGCTATTGTTCCTATCACAGGATACGATACGGACCTTGTAGGTAAGACTTTTCCAGATGCATTTACCGAATCAACTCAAACTAAGTAG